A genomic segment from Bosea sp. OAE506 encodes:
- a CDS encoding alpha/beta hydrolase: protein MTVSYKSQKVGDVDVFYREAGAKTAPTVLLLHGFPTSSHMFRELMPLLADSYRVIAPDLPGFGRTKAPARGEFDYTFDNLAKVIEGFTQALKLDRYALYVFDYGAPVGYRLAAAHPDRVTALISQNGNAYLDGFSNEWGPWQAYWHDDSAENREACRASLSADVIENWQYRTGADPRRLGPDGYTLDIALMARPGAEDIQLDLIRDYRTNLERYPEFQAYFRDHQPPLLAVWGRHDPAFIPAGAEAYKRDLPDAEVHLLDTGHFALETHAGEIAQLIGVFLGRHL from the coding sequence ATGACGGTTAGCTACAAGTCCCAGAAGGTCGGGGATGTTGATGTCTTTTACAGAGAGGCCGGTGCTAAGACGGCGCCGACGGTTCTCCTGCTTCACGGCTTTCCGACGTCCAGCCACATGTTCCGCGAGCTCATGCCGCTGCTTGCCGACAGCTACCGCGTGATCGCGCCGGATCTGCCAGGTTTTGGCCGTACGAAGGCTCCCGCGCGTGGCGAATTCGACTACACCTTCGACAATCTGGCCAAAGTTATCGAGGGCTTCACGCAAGCCCTGAAGCTCGACCGCTATGCGCTCTATGTTTTTGACTATGGCGCGCCCGTCGGATACAGGCTGGCGGCCGCGCATCCCGACCGCGTGACGGCGCTGATCAGCCAGAATGGCAACGCCTATCTGGACGGCTTCAGCAACGAGTGGGGACCGTGGCAAGCCTATTGGCACGACGACAGCGCGGAGAACCGCGAGGCCTGCAGGGCATCGCTGTCCGCCGATGTGATCGAGAACTGGCAGTATCGCACCGGCGCCGATCCGCGCCGCCTCGGCCCCGACGGATACACGCTCGACATCGCTTTGATGGCCAGGCCAGGAGCCGAAGACATCCAGCTCGATCTCATACGAGACTATCGCACCAATCTGGAGCGCTATCCCGAGTTCCAGGCGTATTTTCGTGATCATCAACCGCCTCTACTTGCGGTCTGGGGCCGGCACGATCCGGCGTTCATCCCGGCTGGCGCCGAGGCCTATAAGCGCGACCTGCCGGACGCCGAAGTTCATCTGCTCGACACCGGGCACTTTGCGCTTGAGACACATGCCGGTGAGATTGCTCAGCTAATCGGGGTTTTCCTCGGTCGGCACCTCTAG
- a CDS encoding TetR/AcrR family transcriptional regulator, giving the protein MKVTKDEIVAAARQLFREKGYAGASMQDLASLVGLRKASLYMRFPNKEALVPEVLALTLRETFPDEQLISGPWQVAYEAAIGGIAANLSTGKRCVGLHLAYGVGDDTPVAKEAVRDFFQSLRAFLSDILARAMPRETADTVAADALIRLEGATLLITVFDDTESMQRTARAVIRDATDAARAAQ; this is encoded by the coding sequence ATGAAGGTCACGAAGGATGAGATCGTCGCCGCCGCGCGGCAGTTGTTTCGCGAGAAGGGATACGCCGGCGCCTCGATGCAGGACCTTGCCAGTCTCGTCGGCTTGCGAAAGGCGTCCCTCTACATGCGCTTTCCGAACAAGGAGGCGCTCGTGCCCGAGGTCCTTGCGCTGACGCTCCGGGAGACTTTTCCCGACGAGCAGCTCATTTCGGGTCCCTGGCAGGTCGCATATGAAGCCGCTATCGGGGGAATTGCTGCCAATCTCTCGACAGGCAAGCGCTGCGTCGGCTTGCACCTTGCCTATGGCGTCGGTGACGACACTCCCGTTGCGAAGGAGGCTGTCCGGGACTTCTTCCAGTCGCTGCGAGCTTTCTTGAGCGACATTCTGGCCAGAGCCATGCCTCGGGAAACCGCCGACACAGTCGCTGCCGATGCGCTCATTCGATTGGAAGGCGCGACGCTGCTGATCACGGTCTTCGATGATACCGAGTCGATGCAACGGACCGCGCGAGCCGTGATCAGAGACGCGACGGACGCGGCGCGTGCGGCGCAATGA
- a CDS encoding nuclear transport factor 2 family protein, which translates to MRPDGCAIPLPEARIGAARPSVADRAGHASTERTLSMSLDCFPVGLQMDVSYPEFRVSLTLLSAARLRFEIKDGTLARTETVDIHVVPLGNSLFAVSWQELDGATVTNVQDYDRGLIHSHATLPDGRFLQMTGTIEVTRRADRALDDRPHRNKELVLEAMTALFQRHDASAVDRLYAPHYIQHNPEIPQGRDALRALVSRLSKDVFYEPGLMVAERDLVAIHGRIRGWADRPQIVVDLFRIKDGRLAEHWDVLQDEVAASDAAAGTTMFDPSEAGRRPSPESAAPAAER; encoded by the coding sequence TTGCGGCCGGACGGCTGCGCTATCCCTTTGCCTGAGGCACGCATTGGCGCCGCGCGGCCATCCGTGGCGGATCGCGCCGGCCACGCCTCCACAGAAAGGACGCTGTCGATGTCGCTCGATTGCTTTCCCGTCGGACTCCAAATGGACGTTTCGTATCCCGAATTCCGGGTCAGCCTGACGCTGCTCTCCGCAGCGCGGCTGAGGTTCGAGATCAAGGACGGAACGCTCGCCCGGACGGAGACGGTCGATATCCATGTCGTGCCGCTCGGCAACAGCCTCTTTGCCGTCAGCTGGCAGGAGTTGGATGGCGCAACCGTCACCAACGTCCAGGATTACGACCGCGGCCTGATCCATTCGCATGCGACGCTGCCCGACGGCCGGTTCCTGCAGATGACCGGGACAATCGAGGTCACCCGTCGCGCCGACCGGGCGCTCGACGATCGCCCTCATCGCAACAAAGAACTGGTCCTCGAGGCGATGACCGCGCTGTTCCAGCGGCATGATGCGTCGGCGGTCGACCGGCTCTATGCCCCCCATTACATCCAGCACAATCCCGAAATCCCCCAGGGCCGCGACGCCTTGCGGGCGCTGGTCTCCCGCCTCTCGAAAGACGTCTTCTACGAGCCCGGTCTCATGGTGGCCGAGCGTGATCTCGTCGCCATCCACGGCCGCATCCGCGGCTGGGCGGACCGGCCTCAGATCGTGGTCGACCTGTTCCGGATCAAGGACGGGCGGCTCGCTGAACATTGGGATGTCCTGCAGGACGAAGTGGCTGCTTCCGACGCGGCGGCGGGCACCACGATGTTCGACCCGAGCGAAGCCGGACGCCGGCCGTCTCCCGAAAGCGCTGCCCCGGCGGCGGAAAGGTGA
- a CDS encoding alpha/beta hydrolase: MPNLAATVAVATALISGGAMAQPAKPMIVLVHGAFADSSSWNGVIAHLQKEGYPTVAIANPLRSLSGDARVVSDVIKSIEGPVILVGHSYGGQVITNAAKGHENVKSLVFVAAFAPDAGEAAADLAGKFPGGTLGEALVPPVKLTDGGVDLYIDQAKFHAQFAHDVPAGAAALMAAGQRPITEGALTEKSGQPAWKSLPSFFIYGDGDKNIPAQALGFMAERAGSKRTVVIKGASHVVMVSQPEAVAELIREAARSAALQRP; encoded by the coding sequence ATGCCCAACCTCGCAGCGACAGTCGCCGTCGCGACCGCGCTTATCTCTGGCGGCGCAATGGCGCAGCCTGCCAAGCCTATGATCGTCCTTGTCCATGGCGCTTTCGCTGACTCGTCAAGCTGGAATGGCGTTATCGCGCATCTTCAGAAGGAAGGTTACCCGACGGTCGCGATCGCCAATCCGCTCCGCAGCCTGTCAGGTGACGCGCGGGTCGTATCCGACGTCATCAAGAGCATCGAGGGTCCAGTGATACTGGTCGGCCATTCCTATGGCGGTCAGGTCATCACAAATGCAGCCAAGGGGCACGAAAACGTCAAGTCACTGGTCTTTGTCGCGGCCTTCGCGCCTGACGCCGGCGAGGCGGCGGCCGATCTCGCGGGCAAGTTCCCCGGCGGGACACTCGGCGAGGCGCTCGTGCCTCCGGTCAAGCTCACCGACGGCGGCGTCGACCTCTATATCGACCAGGCGAAGTTCCACGCCCAGTTCGCTCATGACGTTCCGGCCGGGGCGGCCGCGCTGATGGCGGCAGGCCAGCGCCCGATCACCGAAGGCGCCTTGACCGAGAAATCCGGCCAGCCGGCCTGGAAATCGCTGCCCTCCTTCTTCATCTACGGCGACGGCGACAAGAACATCCCGGCCCAGGCGCTCGGCTTCATGGCCGAGCGTGCCGGCTCGAAGCGAACGGTCGTGATCAAGGGGGCGTCACATGTCGTGATGGTCTCGCAGCCCGAAGCCGTCGCGGAACTGATCAGGGAAGCCGCGCGATCGGCAGCGCTCCAACGTCCCTAA
- a CDS encoding LysR family transcriptional regulator, which translates to MVLDALLDEAHVSRAAERIGLSQPAMSSALERCRHLFADRLLERGAGGMVLTPKAQALAAPVKEVLAGMAALLDRSEPELATIRRTVRVVMADLPAVATGPALQRRLAQTAPSITVAIMPWHGAAAALDGLGRGSIDLAVSVFPKVDPDFTRRELLQERYRVAMRRDHPAADTFDLDRWLAYPHVLVSGRGDTHGPLDEALARINRVRQVGMVVPSFIMALPLLAESDMIGLLPSRCLPERVRSEIVAFEPPIAVEGFALHSAWHKRRAADPAVQHVARLIEELVSALPG; encoded by the coding sequence GTGGTGCTCGATGCCCTTCTTGATGAGGCGCATGTCTCGCGCGCAGCCGAGCGGATCGGCTTGTCGCAGCCGGCCATGTCGAGTGCGCTGGAGCGCTGCCGCCATCTCTTTGCGGACAGGCTGCTGGAGCGCGGAGCCGGCGGGATGGTGCTGACACCTAAGGCCCAGGCGCTCGCTGCCCCCGTCAAGGAAGTCCTTGCCGGCATGGCGGCGCTGCTCGACAGGAGCGAGCCGGAGTTGGCCACTATCCGCCGAACGGTTCGTGTCGTCATGGCCGATCTTCCGGCCGTCGCGACTGGCCCGGCGCTGCAACGCCGGTTGGCACAGACGGCGCCCAGTATCACCGTCGCGATCATGCCTTGGCATGGCGCAGCCGCGGCGCTGGACGGGCTCGGGCGCGGGAGCATCGATCTTGCCGTTTCGGTCTTCCCCAAGGTCGATCCGGATTTCACCCGACGCGAACTCTTGCAGGAGCGCTATCGAGTCGCGATGCGGCGGGACCACCCGGCTGCCGATACCTTCGATCTCGACCGTTGGCTCGCCTATCCGCACGTGCTGGTCTCAGGGCGCGGCGATACCCATGGCCCGCTGGATGAGGCGCTGGCGCGGATCAACCGCGTCCGCCAGGTCGGCATGGTGGTGCCGAGCTTCATCATGGCGCTGCCACTGCTGGCCGAGTCTGACATGATCGGGCTGCTGCCAAGCCGCTGCCTGCCGGAGCGCGTGAGGAGTGAGATTGTCGCTTTCGAGCCGCCGATCGCCGTCGAAGGCTTTGCACTGCACAGCGCCTGGCACAAGCGCCGCGCGGCGGATCCAGCGGTGCAGCATGTTGCGAGGCTGATCGAGGAGCTGGTCTCGGCCCTGCCGGGCTGA
- a CDS encoding LysR family transcriptional regulator yields the protein MDVSRLPLNALRAFEAAARLGSLTKAGMELHVGQTAISHQIKLLEKDLGFPLFERLPRGIALTEEAQALLPVLTDALRRVSEKLHQMRAGGTAEMITIGVLGSFALGWLLPRLQEFAQLHPNIDVRIKTNNNRADTLLDGLDLFIRFGDGAWHGTEAIALTQAPLTPVCSPRSANLIREPADLLTHHLLRSYRQDEWPLWFRAAELTPPVARGWIFDNSLALVDAAAQGLGVALVPAAMFTRDIAAGRIVQPFDLGVLTGTYWLTRLKSRTETNAMAAFKTWITAEFDSTT from the coding sequence ATGGATGTCTCACGATTGCCTCTGAACGCTCTTCGCGCCTTCGAGGCGGCCGCGCGGCTCGGTAGCCTGACCAAGGCCGGCATGGAGCTCCACGTCGGACAGACGGCGATTAGCCATCAAATCAAATTGCTGGAAAAGGACCTGGGCTTTCCCCTCTTCGAACGCCTGCCCCGCGGCATCGCTTTGACCGAGGAGGCGCAGGCGCTGTTGCCGGTGCTGACTGATGCCTTGCGACGCGTCAGTGAGAAGCTGCATCAAATGCGCGCAGGTGGCACCGCGGAGATGATCACCATCGGTGTCCTGGGGAGCTTCGCGCTGGGATGGCTTTTGCCCCGTTTGCAAGAGTTCGCTCAGCTCCATCCGAATATCGACGTCCGGATCAAGACCAACAACAACCGGGCCGACACGCTGCTCGACGGACTTGATCTCTTCATACGGTTCGGGGACGGTGCCTGGCACGGAACCGAAGCAATCGCGCTGACGCAGGCCCCTCTGACGCCTGTCTGCAGCCCGCGGAGCGCTAACTTGATCCGTGAGCCTGCCGATCTGCTGACGCACCACTTGCTGCGCTCATATCGCCAGGACGAATGGCCGCTCTGGTTTCGCGCGGCTGAGCTAACCCCGCCCGTCGCCCGTGGCTGGATCTTCGACAACTCTCTCGCTCTGGTTGATGCCGCTGCACAAGGCCTCGGCGTCGCGCTCGTGCCAGCTGCGATGTTCACCCGCGACATCGCAGCCGGCCGGATTGTCCAACCGTTCGACCTCGGCGTGCTGACGGGCACTTACTGGCTCACGCGCCTCAAATCCCGGACTGAGACCAACGCCATGGCTGCCTTCAAGACCTGGATCACCGCTGAATTCGACAGCACGACATAG
- a CDS encoding nuclear transport factor 2 family protein has translation MTFDVADDDSVLQANLKRVFGERDASLRIAAISDLYAPDAVLYEPARIATGHQAIAQAVEELLASLPPAFDFSPIGPAVAHHGLARLRWRAGPPEGPVAVTGTDVARIEAGRIASLHVFIDPPDA, from the coding sequence ATGACATTCGACGTAGCTGATGACGACAGCGTCCTGCAAGCCAATCTCAAGCGCGTCTTCGGCGAACGTGACGCAAGCCTGCGCATTGCTGCAATCAGCGACCTCTACGCGCCGGACGCCGTTCTGTACGAGCCTGCCCGTATCGCGACGGGCCATCAGGCTATCGCGCAGGCGGTCGAGGAGCTCCTGGCCAGTCTGCCACCTGCTTTCGACTTCTCGCCGATAGGCCCGGCCGTGGCCCACCACGGACTCGCCCGCCTGCGCTGGCGAGCGGGACCACCGGAGGGACCGGTCGCGGTCACCGGAACGGACGTCGCCCGCATCGAGGCCGGACGCATCGCGAGCCTCCACGTCTTCATCGATCCGCCGGACGCCTGA
- a CDS encoding hydrolase: protein MAAKNGLDALLRPEDSILVLIDHQPYQFANLNSHEPMMIVNNVVGLAKAAKVFDVPTILTTVLEERGGYLIKGLQDVFPDQKPIDRTFINTWQDPAVTDIVKKSGRKQLILAALWTEVCLAMPTIQALAEGYDVFIVTDASGGVSKEAHDMAVRRMVAAGAVPITWMAVASEWQRDWAREKTASGLSSVVLEHGGASGVAFAWELQLLAATPPAQG from the coding sequence ATGGCCGCCAAGAACGGACTCGACGCCCTCCTGCGTCCCGAGGACAGCATTCTCGTCCTGATCGACCATCAGCCCTATCAGTTCGCGAACCTGAACAGCCACGAGCCGATGATGATCGTCAACAACGTCGTCGGGCTTGCCAAGGCGGCGAAGGTTTTCGACGTCCCCACGATCCTGACCACGGTGCTCGAAGAGCGTGGCGGCTACCTCATCAAGGGCCTGCAGGACGTCTTCCCGGACCAGAAGCCGATCGACCGGACCTTCATCAACACTTGGCAGGACCCGGCGGTTACCGACATCGTCAAGAAAAGCGGCCGCAAGCAGCTGATCCTCGCTGCGCTGTGGACAGAAGTCTGCCTGGCCATGCCGACGATCCAGGCGCTCGCCGAGGGCTACGACGTCTTCATCGTCACGGACGCCTCTGGCGGCGTATCGAAGGAAGCCCACGACATGGCCGTGCGCCGCATGGTCGCCGCAGGCGCCGTGCCGATCACCTGGATGGCGGTGGCGTCCGAATGGCAGCGCGACTGGGCGCGCGAGAAGACGGCTTCCGGGCTCTCCAGCGTCGTTCTCGAGCATGGCGGTGCCAGCGGCGTGGCCTTCGCATGGGAGCTCCAGCTCCTCGCGGCGACGCCCCCCGCGCAGGGCTGA
- a CDS encoding amino acid ABC transporter substrate-binding protein: MAGSRPVRIGYCLSLSGPLAGNSRSARLAHEIWRDDVNARGGLLGRPVELVCHDDGADASRVPELYRRLIDVDGVELVIGGYGTNTILPAMPLIMDRGRFFTGLMGLGVNNALNYSNYFAMIPTGPDPNAALTEGFFALAAQQTPCPRTVALLSADAEFSRNPVLGAKANAAAHGFDVVFEQTYALTTDNFEPVLDAVAQSRCDLLWLCSYLNDSVGLVRAIRAHAFRPKMVGGAMIGPQNTTVKTTLGPLLNGFVNYEYWAPAPSLMFAGVAALLETYRARTAATDVDALGHYMAPLAYAQMQVVAQAVEATGGFDDERLAAHAREATFQTVMGPVRFGAKGEWREPRVLQVQFQGIEGSGVAQFADGSRQVVLSPPGFAAGRLRYPFA; this comes from the coding sequence ATGGCTGGATCTCGCCCCGTTCGCATCGGCTACTGCCTGTCGCTGTCGGGTCCGCTCGCGGGCAACAGCAGGTCGGCGCGGCTGGCGCACGAGATCTGGCGCGACGACGTCAACGCTCGGGGCGGCCTGCTGGGCCGCCCCGTGGAACTCGTCTGTCATGATGACGGGGCCGATGCGTCGCGCGTCCCCGAGCTGTATCGGCGACTGATCGATGTCGACGGCGTCGAGCTCGTCATCGGCGGCTACGGCACCAACACCATCCTGCCGGCGATGCCCCTCATCATGGACCGTGGCCGTTTCTTCACTGGGCTGATGGGCCTGGGGGTCAACAACGCGCTGAACTACTCGAACTACTTCGCGATGATCCCGACGGGGCCCGACCCGAATGCGGCGCTGACCGAAGGGTTCTTCGCGCTCGCCGCGCAGCAGACGCCGTGCCCCCGGACGGTGGCCCTGCTCTCGGCCGACGCGGAGTTCTCCCGCAATCCCGTTCTGGGCGCCAAAGCCAATGCCGCGGCACACGGTTTCGACGTGGTCTTCGAGCAGACCTATGCCCTCACGACGGACAATTTCGAGCCCGTCCTCGACGCGGTCGCGCAGAGCCGTTGCGACCTGCTCTGGCTGTGCTCCTATCTGAACGATTCCGTCGGGCTCGTGCGTGCCATCCGGGCCCACGCGTTTCGCCCGAAGATGGTGGGCGGCGCCATGATCGGGCCGCAGAACACCACGGTGAAGACGACGCTCGGCCCGCTTCTCAACGGCTTCGTCAACTACGAATACTGGGCTCCGGCACCGAGCCTGATGTTCGCCGGCGTGGCCGCACTGCTCGAAACCTATCGGGCCCGTACGGCAGCAACGGATGTAGATGCGCTGGGGCACTACATGGCGCCGCTCGCCTATGCCCAGATGCAGGTCGTCGCCCAAGCTGTGGAGGCGACCGGGGGCTTCGACGACGAGCGCCTGGCCGCCCATGCGCGCGAAGCGACGTTCCAGACCGTGATGGGGCCCGTCCGCTTTGGCGCCAAGGGTGAATGGCGGGAGCCGCGCGTCCTCCAAGTGCAGTTCCAAGGCATCGAGGGCAGCGGCGTCGCCCAGTTCGCCGATGGCTCCCGGCAGGTCGTGCTGTCACCGCCCGGATTTGCGGCCGGACGGCTGCGCTATCCCTTTGCCTGA
- a CDS encoding NAD(P)H-dependent oxidoreductase, which produces MRLIKKGIEHHEQVEIDRPQIHEMNDTLYRTSIGVILSQPSCFACSLKEDAVTKTLILLFHPHFADSRANRALIDAAATLPEAEIVDMQALYPDGRFDADAEVTRLVAADRIVLQFPVQWYSTPPLLKAWQDAVLTRMFYVAYEAEGAKLAGKPLLIVATAGNVETAYAPEGANRFPLRELLRPLEATAYRCDLTWAEPFLVYDARRADAEALQAAGDNYVSRLGRLSAAGPLRSRYGAARVSEHSTQRPPSAQI; this is translated from the coding sequence ATGCGCCTCATCAAGAAGGGCATCGAGCACCACGAGCAGGTTGAGATCGATCGACCGCAAATTCATGAAATGAATGATACGTTATATCGAACATCCATTGGAGTGATTTTATCGCAGCCGTCATGCTTCGCTTGTTCCCTGAAGGAGGATGCCGTGACCAAGACCCTGATCCTGCTGTTCCACCCGCATTTCGCCGACTCGCGGGCCAATCGCGCGCTTATCGACGCGGCCGCCACCCTGCCAGAAGCCGAGATCGTCGACATGCAGGCGCTCTACCCGGATGGGCGCTTCGACGCCGATGCGGAGGTCACCAGGCTCGTTGCCGCCGACCGCATCGTGCTGCAGTTCCCGGTGCAGTGGTATTCGACGCCGCCGCTGCTAAAGGCCTGGCAGGACGCTGTCCTGACGCGGATGTTCTACGTCGCCTATGAGGCGGAAGGCGCGAAGCTCGCCGGCAAGCCCCTATTGATCGTGGCAACCGCCGGGAACGTCGAGACAGCCTATGCGCCCGAAGGCGCCAACCGCTTCCCCTTGCGCGAACTGCTGCGCCCGTTGGAGGCTACCGCCTATCGCTGCGACCTAACCTGGGCTGAGCCTTTCCTGGTCTATGACGCCCGGCGAGCTGATGCCGAGGCGCTGCAGGCGGCAGGCGACAACTACGTCTCGCGCCTCGGCCGGCTTTCGGCTGCGGGGCCACTAAGGTCTCGCTATGGGGCTGCAAGAGTCTCAGAGCATTCCACGCAACGCCCGCCTTCCGCTCAGATTTAA
- a CDS encoding monovalent cation:proton antiporter-2 (CPA2) family protein yields MAEASLGQTIAPAIVLMGAAVVAVPLFRRLGLGSVLGYFAAGLLVGPSVFGLFTDAQTILHFSELGVVMFLFVIGLELRPPKLWAMRGQIFGLGLVQVAVATTALALTGAVVFGLPAQVAFIAGAGFVLSSTAVIMSVLQERGEVASPEGQKSVSILLFEDLMIVPLLAVVALLSPLSQGQGGWTDGLMSIAALAALLGVSHWGLNQFFALLARARTREVLTAGALLVVLGAALLMEVAGLSMAMGAFLAGVILSSSSYRHQIESDIEPFRGLLMGLFFLAVGMSLDLGVVAAEWSLLLAMLGAFTVAKGVVVYAVARLFGGSNHGALHRTSMFLQGGEFAFVLYAAAATGGMIDARENALFSTVVILSMALTPLLMIATDRLLRSHKSMEGVDAARDLKGRILLIGFGRFGQIASQALLSRGVDLAVIDREPDRIRDAARYGFKVYFGDGARLDVLRQSGAGEADAIMICIDDAKAALQIVELAKHEFPQAKLLVRSYDRDHAADLIRAGVDYQIRETVESAYLMGVEGLRALGFANVDIDEAAEDIRRRDTARLAEQVQGDAMSGRDRLHTQPAREPLSEASRRGASHD; encoded by the coding sequence ATGGCCGAAGCAAGCCTGGGACAAACGATCGCGCCGGCGATCGTGCTGATGGGAGCGGCGGTGGTCGCCGTGCCGTTGTTTCGGCGGCTCGGCCTCGGCTCTGTCCTTGGCTATTTCGCCGCCGGCCTGCTGGTGGGGCCGTCGGTGTTCGGCCTGTTCACCGACGCGCAGACCATCCTGCATTTCTCCGAGCTCGGCGTGGTGATGTTCCTGTTCGTGATCGGGCTGGAGCTGCGCCCGCCCAAGCTTTGGGCGATGCGCGGCCAGATCTTCGGGCTGGGACTGGTTCAGGTTGCCGTCGCGACTACGGCTCTGGCCCTGACAGGAGCGGTCGTCTTCGGCCTGCCGGCGCAGGTGGCTTTCATCGCGGGGGCGGGCTTCGTCCTGTCCTCGACCGCCGTGATCATGTCAGTGCTGCAGGAGCGCGGCGAGGTGGCGAGCCCGGAGGGGCAGAAGTCGGTCTCGATCCTCCTGTTCGAGGATCTGATGATCGTGCCGCTGCTGGCGGTGGTCGCCCTTTTGTCGCCCTTGTCGCAGGGGCAAGGGGGATGGACGGATGGTCTGATGTCGATCGCCGCCCTTGCTGCGCTGCTTGGCGTGTCGCACTGGGGTCTGAACCAGTTCTTCGCGCTGCTGGCGCGAGCGCGGACACGCGAAGTCCTGACAGCGGGTGCGCTCCTGGTCGTCCTCGGCGCAGCACTGCTTATGGAGGTCGCGGGCTTGTCGATGGCGATGGGTGCCTTCCTTGCCGGCGTGATTTTGTCGAGTTCAAGTTACCGCCACCAGATCGAGAGCGACATCGAGCCGTTTCGCGGCTTGCTGATGGGGCTCTTCTTCCTGGCCGTGGGCATGTCGCTCGACCTCGGTGTGGTCGCGGCCGAATGGTCGCTCCTGCTGGCCATGCTGGGCGCTTTCACGGTCGCGAAGGGTGTCGTGGTCTATGCCGTCGCCCGGCTTTTCGGTGGCTCCAATCACGGGGCGCTGCACCGGACCTCTATGTTTCTGCAGGGCGGCGAGTTCGCGTTCGTGCTCTACGCCGCGGCGGCGACGGGCGGCATGATCGACGCACGGGAGAACGCGCTGTTCTCCACTGTGGTGATCCTGTCGATGGCCCTCACGCCTTTGCTGATGATCGCGACAGACAGGCTATTGCGTAGCCACAAGTCGATGGAAGGCGTCGATGCCGCCCGCGACCTCAAGGGGCGGATCCTCCTCATCGGCTTCGGACGCTTCGGCCAGATCGCGTCGCAGGCGCTACTGTCTAGGGGCGTGGATCTTGCCGTCATCGACAGGGAGCCCGACCGGATCCGCGACGCGGCACGCTATGGCTTCAAGGTCTACTTTGGCGACGGTGCCCGGCTCGACGTCCTGCGCCAGTCCGGTGCGGGAGAGGCCGATGCAATCATGATTTGCATCGATGACGCGAAGGCCGCGCTGCAGATCGTGGAACTGGCGAAGCATGAATTTCCGCAGGCCAAGCTGCTCGTGCGTAGTTACGACCGTGACCACGCCGCGGATCTGATCCGCGCCGGCGTCGACTATCAGATCCGTGAGACGGTGGAGTCCGCCTATCTGATGGGGGTCGAGGGCTTGCGGGCGCTGGGCTTTGCCAATGTGGACATCGACGAGGCCGCCGAGGATATCCGTCGGCGTGATACCGCGCGCCTGGCCGAGCAGGTTCAGGGCGACGCGATGTCTGGCCGCGACCGTCTCCATACTCAGCCCGCCCGGGAGCCACTGAGCGAGGCATCGCGACGCGGCGCCTCCCATGACTGA
- a CDS encoding AraC family transcriptional regulator has protein sequence MMAAAVMQPTRMLGSSERDRSREEVIAMQQNSELPENVVSVSALQSRSSGVRLEVTSFHCTGRAIHRFKQADETRLSVVLDEIGGRCEPRLHPDRPNPIDHMPRHMHFAPAGLELWGYSDDVRFVRDAIFSFDLKVLSESMADALSEDLISSPRLRFADDRIWSLARLLADAIDDDSDPATQLYCDGLTTAIAARLFSRPSARVEQASGLAPWRLRRVIDYLEANLPERVNLADLAELAGLSPAHFSRAFKTSTGMAPYQWQLDARIRQAQALLLDTDASLEDVAEATGFADAVHFGRTFRKLAGATPATWRRDLKS, from the coding sequence ATGATGGCTGCCGCCGTCATGCAACCAACTCGCATGCTAGGATCTTCCGAGCGGGACCGCTCGCGTGAGGAGGTGATCGCGATGCAGCAAAACTCAGAACTGCCCGAGAACGTCGTGAGCGTCTCGGCCCTTCAGAGCCGGTCCAGCGGCGTGCGTCTCGAAGTCACCAGCTTTCATTGCACGGGGCGCGCGATCCACCGGTTCAAGCAAGCCGACGAGACGCGGCTGAGCGTCGTGCTCGACGAGATCGGCGGGCGATGCGAGCCGCGGCTTCATCCCGACAGGCCAAACCCCATCGACCATATGCCGCGCCATATGCACTTCGCCCCCGCGGGGCTGGAGCTGTGGGGCTATAGCGACGATGTCAGGTTCGTGAGAGACGCGATCTTCAGCTTCGACCTCAAGGTGTTGAGCGAGAGCATGGCGGACGCCTTGTCCGAAGACCTGATCAGCTCGCCGCGCCTGCGCTTCGCGGATGATCGCATCTGGAGTCTCGCGCGTCTCTTGGCGGACGCCATCGACGACGACAGCGATCCCGCGACCCAGCTCTATTGCGACGGCCTGACCACCGCCATTGCCGCGAGGTTGTTCTCGCGCCCGTCAGCGCGCGTTGAGCAAGCCAGCGGCCTAGCGCCGTGGCGCCTCCGGCGGGTCATCGATTATCTGGAAGCGAACTTGCCGGAGCGGGTGAATCTCGCCGATCTAGCTGAGCTGGCGGGCCTGTCGCCCGCGCACTTCAGCCGAGCCTTCAAGACTTCCACCGGAATGGCGCCGTATCAATGGCAGTTGGATGCGCGCATCCGGCAAGCGCAGGCGCTGCTGCTCGACACCGACGCATCGCTCGAAGACGTCGCGGAGGCGACGGGTTTCGCTGACGCGGTTCATTTCGGACGGACGTTCCGAAAGCTCGCAGGCGCGACACCCGCGACCTGGCGGCGCGACCTCAAAAGCTGA